A portion of the Sulfurospirillum diekertiae genome contains these proteins:
- the dnaE gene encoding DNA polymerase III subunit alpha, translating into MSDTPYTHLHLHTEYSLLDGANKIGKLVKKLKSQGVTSVAITDHGNMFGAIDFYKTMRKEGIKPIIGMEAYIHNQEDIGDKTTKQRFHLCLYAKNEVGYKNLMYLASMSYIKGFYYYPRINKQMLREHSEGLVCSGACLQGEVNWHLNLNNKRNVQFGAKGYERAKEVALEYKAIFGEDFYLELMRHGITDQHFIDDDILRISKETGIKVIATNDTHYLEQDNAEAHEAFMCIAMNKEFDDPNRLRHSVHEFYLKSPAQMSDLFADIPEAISNTQEIVEKCNLEIKLGDPTPPKFKFTKEYAAKEGLSFESDDEFFAYHSRKGLEKRLLHVDASKHEEYRARLEREIDIICKMKFPGYMLIVWDFIREAKERGVPVGPGRGSAAGSLVAFSLFITDIDPMPYNLLFERFLNPERISMPDIDIDFCQSRRGEIIDYVVEKYGRYNVAQVITFGKLLAKGVIRDVARVLAIPYAEADAMAKLIPDELGITLNGVGTEGEEGYKPGAYQKEPKLRELIESSPKMQRVWKFALALEGLNRNSGMHAAGVVISDEELWHKTPLYQPSGEDHLVTQYSLNYLEDVDLIKFDFLGLKTLTVIDNALKLIRARYQKEIDFTTIDMNDPKVYELIQSGETVGLFQIESSGMQSLNERLKPTNFEDLIAVLALYRPGPMESGMLDDFIERKNGLKEISYFFDEFTKPLRPILEPTYGVIVYQEQVMQIVQAIGGFSLGEADLIRRAMGKKKIDYMKQKAEEFAQGAVNQGLDRAHAIELFGLIEKFAGYGFNKSHSAAYAMVTFETAYLKCYYPQEFMAALLTSEQDNTDKIVKYIDEVKRLGLKLLPPSIQHSLIEFSAITDTDGQEAILFGMGAIKGVGNAAISKILEAREGALFADMSDFISRIDSSKVNKKVLESFIKSGSFDDFGYSRRALLENIDAIIEASAECSRAKKMAEYSLFGDAEEMMTVQVSIEDIPEFDNKRMLELEKETIGFYISGHPLDAFRAEIDEMSYTLSSERDQVEDGSKALFIGKVEGITEKISKKGNKFGIISLMDFHGSMELTVFEKQLELLSRMDLEKPLCFKVDVSNDGQNTKMRVMKIMELSEAKKEKIETKVIEVPQEPKVLLLDLSDDTSKLEFLYQIVRQNSGRRPLHLVITSKLQDVVIETGFSVDDSIDEQIAALEYVKVV; encoded by the coding sequence ATGAGCGACACACCTTACACACATTTACATTTACATACTGAATATTCACTCCTTGATGGCGCCAATAAAATAGGCAAGCTGGTCAAAAAACTCAAATCCCAAGGCGTGACTTCTGTTGCCATAACCGATCATGGAAACATGTTTGGCGCGATTGATTTTTACAAAACCATGCGTAAAGAGGGCATTAAGCCGATCATTGGCATGGAAGCGTACATTCACAACCAAGAGGACATCGGCGATAAAACCACCAAACAACGTTTTCACCTCTGTTTATACGCTAAAAATGAGGTCGGTTATAAAAACTTGATGTATCTGGCTTCCATGAGTTACATCAAAGGCTTTTACTACTATCCACGTATTAACAAACAGATGTTACGCGAACACTCCGAAGGGCTGGTTTGCTCGGGTGCGTGTCTGCAAGGCGAAGTCAACTGGCATCTGAATCTCAACAACAAACGTAATGTCCAATTTGGCGCAAAAGGGTATGAGCGTGCCAAAGAAGTAGCGCTTGAGTACAAAGCAATTTTTGGCGAGGACTTTTACTTAGAGCTGATGCGCCATGGTATTACCGATCAACACTTCATCGACGATGATATTTTGCGCATCTCCAAAGAGACGGGCATTAAAGTGATCGCCACCAATGACACCCACTACTTAGAGCAAGACAATGCCGAAGCGCACGAGGCGTTTATGTGTATTGCGATGAACAAAGAGTTTGATGACCCTAACCGTCTGCGCCACTCCGTACACGAGTTTTACCTCAAATCGCCTGCGCAAATGAGCGACCTTTTTGCCGACATCCCTGAAGCGATTTCCAATACGCAAGAGATTGTGGAAAAGTGTAATTTGGAGATTAAACTGGGCGATCCAACGCCTCCCAAATTTAAATTTACCAAAGAGTATGCCGCCAAAGAAGGACTCAGTTTTGAAAGCGATGATGAGTTTTTTGCGTACCACAGCCGTAAAGGATTGGAAAAACGCCTTTTACATGTCGATGCGAGTAAGCACGAAGAGTATCGCGCTAGACTGGAGCGGGAAATTGACATTATCTGCAAGATGAAATTCCCCGGTTACATGCTGATCGTTTGGGATTTTATCCGTGAAGCCAAAGAGCGCGGTGTGCCCGTAGGTCCTGGACGGGGTTCAGCAGCGGGTAGTTTGGTCGCATTTTCGCTTTTCATTACCGACATCGACCCGATGCCTTATAACCTGCTCTTCGAGCGATTTTTGAACCCTGAACGTATTAGTATGCCCGATATCGATATTGACTTTTGTCAGAGTCGTCGTGGTGAAATCATCGACTACGTCGTGGAAAAATACGGACGTTACAACGTGGCGCAAGTCATCACGTTTGGTAAACTCTTAGCCAAAGGAGTCATTCGTGACGTGGCGCGTGTTTTAGCGATTCCGTATGCTGAAGCCGATGCGATGGCAAAACTGATCCCCGATGAACTGGGCATTACGCTCAATGGTGTGGGAACAGAGGGCGAAGAGGGGTATAAACCAGGTGCCTACCAAAAAGAGCCCAAACTTCGTGAACTCATCGAAAGCAGCCCTAAGATGCAACGCGTGTGGAAATTCGCGCTCGCTTTAGAAGGACTGAATCGTAACTCGGGTATGCATGCCGCGGGTGTCGTTATTAGCGATGAAGAGTTGTGGCATAAAACGCCACTTTATCAGCCCTCCGGCGAAGATCATCTTGTGACCCAGTATTCGCTCAATTACCTTGAAGATGTGGACTTAATCAAGTTCGACTTTTTGGGTCTGAAGACCCTAACGGTGATTGATAATGCGCTGAAACTGATTCGCGCACGTTACCAAAAAGAGATAGATTTTACGACGATTGATATGAACGACCCTAAGGTGTATGAACTGATTCAAAGCGGTGAAACGGTGGGATTGTTTCAGATTGAGTCCAGTGGTATGCAATCTTTGAATGAACGCCTCAAACCGACTAACTTTGAAGACCTGATCGCCGTACTTGCACTTTATCGCCCAGGTCCGATGGAGTCAGGCATGCTCGATGACTTTATTGAGCGAAAGAACGGTTTAAAAGAGATCAGCTACTTCTTTGATGAGTTTACGAAACCGCTTCGCCCGATTTTGGAGCCAACGTACGGGGTTATCGTTTACCAAGAACAGGTTATGCAGATCGTTCAAGCGATTGGCGGTTTTAGCCTTGGCGAAGCGGATTTGATTCGTCGTGCGATGGGTAAGAAAAAGATCGACTACATGAAACAAAAAGCCGAAGAGTTTGCGCAAGGTGCGGTCAATCAAGGGCTCGATCGTGCGCATGCCATTGAGCTGTTTGGCTTAATCGAGAAGTTTGCAGGATACGGTTTTAACAAATCGCACTCCGCGGCGTACGCGATGGTTACCTTTGAGACAGCGTATCTGAAATGCTACTATCCGCAAGAGTTTATGGCGGCACTTCTCACTTCAGAGCAAGACAATACCGATAAAATCGTAAAGTACATCGATGAGGTCAAACGTCTTGGTTTGAAGCTTTTACCTCCTTCCATTCAGCACTCATTGATTGAATTTAGTGCGATTACCGACACCGATGGGCAAGAGGCGATTTTGTTTGGTATGGGCGCAATTAAAGGGGTCGGCAATGCGGCGATCAGCAAAATACTCGAAGCCAGAGAGGGCGCACTTTTTGCCGATATGAGCGATTTTATCTCGCGCATTGACAGCTCAAAGGTCAATAAAAAAGTGTTGGAATCGTTCATTAAATCGGGAAGTTTTGATGATTTTGGCTACTCAAGGCGTGCTTTACTCGAAAATATTGACGCCATCATTGAGGCAAGTGCGGAGTGTAGTCGGGCTAAAAAAATGGCAGAGTATTCCCTTTTTGGTGATGCCGAAGAGATGATGACGGTACAAGTGAGCATTGAGGATATTCCTGAATTTGATAATAAACGCATGCTTGAACTTGAGAAGGAGACGATTGGTTTTTACATCTCTGGGCATCCATTGGACGCATTTAGAGCAGAAATTGATGAGATGAGCTATACACTCTCCAGCGAGCGCGATCAAGTTGAAGATGGGAGTAAAGCCCTTTTTATTGGAAAAGTGGAAGGAATTACCGAGAAAATCAGCAAAAAAGGCAATAAGTTTGGCATCATCTCTTTGATGGATTTTCACGGTTCTATGGAACTCACGGTGTTTGAAAAACAGCTTGAATTGCTCTCTCGAATGGATTTGGAAAAACCACTCTGCTTTAAAGTCGATGTGAGCAATGATGGGCAGAATACCAAAATGCGTGTCATGAAAATCATGGAGCTCAGTGAAGCAAAAAAAGAGAAAATTGAGACCAAAGTCATTGAAGTGCCTCAAGAGCCCAAAGTGCTTCTGCTTGACCTGAGTGACGATACCAGTAAATTAGAGTTTTTATACCAAATTGTACGTCAAAATTCTGGACGCAGGCCACTTCATCTTGTCATCACGTCCAAGCTACAAGATGTGGTGATTGAGACAGGTTTTAGCGTGGATGATAGCATTGATGAACAGATCGCAGCACTTGAGTATGTGAAGGTCGTTTAG
- a CDS encoding methyl-accepting chemotaxis protein, whose translation MGLVQQHLAETLSTLTQNAKEANDILNMIGDIADQTNLLALNAAIEAARAGEHGRGFAVVADNIRELADKTSHSLTQIQATIGVIVGGIVDSSAKMSTNAKEMNSLTGDVEEIQEKTSDILNIMSKLG comes from the coding sequence ATGGGCTTGGTTCAACAACATCTTGCCGAAACGCTCAGTACATTGACTCAAAATGCCAAAGAGGCAAATGACATCTTAAATATGATTGGTGATATAGCCGATCAAACCAATCTTTTAGCACTTAATGCCGCCATTGAAGCAGCACGTGCTGGGGAACATGGCCGTGGTTTTGCTGTTGTTGCCGATAACATTCGCGAGCTTGCTGATAAAACAAGCCATTCACTCACCCAAATCCAAGCGACGATTGGTGTCATCGTTGGTGGTATTGTTGATAGCTCGGCTAAAATGAGTACAAATGCTAAAGAGATGAATAGCTTGACTGGCGACGTTGAAGAGATTCAAGAAAAGACCAGTGATATTTTAAATATTATGAGTAAATTAGGCTAA
- a CDS encoding sensor histidine kinase produces MIDENLLNSLSAKEKELFKQGLADLINQTYVIEDEYKKLGVSYTSLQDFIRQIIEVQPNALWVFDEDGAIFLQNSEAKKMEAILEGLRIEEESEVDFEGRSYLVKSVTKSDKKIITATDITEGKRQERLVSMGQVAAHLSHEIRNPIGSVSLLASTLLKKVDPSVKPLVTEIKKAIWRVERIIKATLLFTKNVQINPSYFYLDRLIKECEQAISHYSYTKEVSFHFDLPHVEIKADFELLNLVLQNFIFNAIDAIEECENESGNVSISYVQDCEFFLLHVKDDGKAIENKNILFEPFKTTKTKGNGLGLALSLQIIQAHSGRINLLEDPKGFEIRIPR; encoded by the coding sequence ATGATTGATGAAAATTTACTCAACAGCCTCAGTGCTAAGGAAAAAGAGCTCTTTAAACAAGGGTTAGCAGACCTGATTAACCAAACGTATGTCATTGAAGATGAGTATAAAAAGCTGGGCGTTTCCTACACCTCCCTTCAAGATTTTATTCGTCAGATCATTGAAGTACAACCGAATGCTTTGTGGGTTTTTGATGAAGATGGTGCCATTTTTTTGCAAAATAGTGAAGCTAAAAAAATGGAAGCTATTTTGGAAGGATTGCGTATTGAAGAAGAGAGCGAAGTTGATTTTGAAGGACGCTCTTATCTGGTTAAAAGTGTCACAAAAAGCGATAAAAAAATCATTACCGCTACAGATATTACGGAAGGAAAACGCCAAGAACGCCTTGTTTCCATGGGACAAGTTGCGGCACATCTTTCTCATGAAATTCGCAACCCCATAGGCTCCGTCTCTTTGCTTGCCTCTACATTACTCAAAAAAGTAGATCCTAGTGTCAAACCTCTCGTCACTGAAATTAAAAAGGCCATTTGGCGAGTGGAACGCATCATTAAAGCAACCCTTCTTTTTACCAAAAATGTTCAAATCAACCCAAGTTACTTCTACCTTGACCGCCTTATCAAAGAGTGTGAACAAGCCATATCACACTACTCCTACACCAAGGAGGTTTCGTTTCATTTTGATCTGCCTCACGTTGAGATTAAAGCCGATTTTGAACTGTTAAACTTAGTTCTTCAAAATTTTATTTTTAATGCGATTGATGCGATTGAAGAGTGCGAAAATGAGAGTGGAAATGTCAGCATTTCGTATGTACAAGACTGTGAGTTTTTTCTTTTACATGTAAAGGACGATGGCAAAGCGATTGAGAATAAAAACATCCTTTTTGAACCGTTTAAAACGACCAAAACCAAAGGTAATGGACTAGGACTGGCACTTTCGTTGCAGATCATTCAAGCGCACAGTGGAAGAATCAACCTTTTAGAAGATCCAAAAGGCTTTGAGATTCGAATTCCACGCTAA
- a CDS encoding efflux RND transporter permease subunit — protein MFSKFFINRPIFATVVSIVIILAGIIAIKSLPVQEYPSIAPPQIIVSATYPGADAQTLATTVAAPLEEEINGVPNMLYMTTTASPSGSVSISVYFQIGTDVAQAKVDVNNRVQIATNKLPEAVRRQGVSTRERSPDILKVLALTSKGNVHDTTFISNYALVNIVDDLKRIPGVGDVSIFGNKNYSIRAWINPDKLATYELTTAEVVNAIKSQNEQYAAGQIGQEPMEKEPTFTYTVKTDGRLKNATEFENIILKSNADGSSLKLKDVARVELGVEAYYFGGIYNNNPMIPIGIFLASGANALEVSDLLDKKLAEISTNFPADLQINTAYDPTTFVRESIHEVIFTLLLSIALVVGIIYLFLGNLRATFIPVLAIPVSIVGTFAGFYAAGFSINLLTLFGLTLAIGLVVDDAIVVIENVERILRDEEDLSVKDATIKAMREITNPVIAIVMVLCAVFIPAAFMGGFSGMMYKQFAMTVIISVTISGIVALTLTPALCALLLRKHESEPFWLIQKFNALFEVGTKLFSTGVRKTIRFGIMNVAVFGVMIFAIYLITTRIPTGLVPNEDKGIILVINNLMPGASLGRTQKVSQEVSNFAFTDPNVERVGAMSGIDFITGAYKTDAGISFVRLKDWDQRPRADQTSQAIAGKMMMGLFQNKEAMLIPVTPPPIMGMSTTGGFEMYIQDRTGSDIQVLDGYVKTIIEKASARKELAAMRTTLNTNVPQFLINVDNEKAKSLGVDVADIFTTIQATFGNTYTNDFNLFGRTYHVNVQSESTFREGTENYNDIFVKSSEGRLVPISSLASIKRIVGPSVVQKFNMFQAAQISGQPAPGYSSGDALRIIEEVAKEVLPNGYTIAWAGTSYQEKQLEKSGNTAFIYAIIFVFLILAALYESWTIPFAIVLAVPFALFGAALAVYFRDLQNDIYFQVGLVTLVGLSSKNAILMVEFAIQKMHEGYNLLDATIEGARIRFRPIVMTSFAFIAGTLPLALSTGAGANSRHIIGTTVVGGMITLTLIGTFFVPLFFYLIMKTKEKIDSKRSRS, from the coding sequence ATGTTCTCAAAGTTCTTTATCAATCGCCCTATTTTTGCAACCGTTGTTTCGATTGTAATTATATTGGCAGGTATTATTGCGATTAAGTCTTTGCCGGTGCAAGAGTACCCTAGCATCGCTCCGCCACAGATCATCGTCTCTGCAACCTACCCAGGAGCTGATGCGCAAACCTTAGCGACCACCGTTGCTGCTCCTTTGGAAGAGGAAATCAACGGCGTTCCAAATATGCTCTATATGACCACAACAGCATCGCCAAGTGGTAGTGTGAGCATTAGCGTCTATTTTCAAATTGGAACTGATGTTGCCCAAGCCAAAGTCGATGTCAACAACCGCGTTCAAATTGCGACCAATAAACTTCCTGAAGCGGTACGAAGACAAGGTGTTTCAACCAGAGAGCGATCACCTGATATTTTGAAAGTTTTGGCACTTACGTCTAAAGGGAATGTTCATGACACAACCTTTATCTCCAATTACGCACTGGTCAATATTGTCGATGACCTTAAGCGAATTCCAGGGGTTGGTGATGTGAGTATCTTTGGTAATAAAAACTATTCGATTCGCGCTTGGATTAACCCTGATAAATTGGCTACCTATGAGCTCACAACTGCCGAAGTTGTCAATGCCATTAAAAGTCAAAATGAACAGTATGCCGCAGGTCAAATCGGACAAGAACCGATGGAGAAAGAGCCTACGTTTACCTATACTGTCAAAACCGATGGCAGACTTAAAAATGCAACCGAATTTGAAAATATTATCCTTAAGTCTAATGCGGATGGCTCATCGTTAAAACTCAAAGATGTTGCCCGTGTTGAATTGGGTGTTGAAGCTTACTATTTTGGTGGTATCTACAACAATAATCCAATGATTCCTATAGGTATCTTTTTAGCCTCAGGCGCAAATGCATTGGAAGTCTCTGATCTGCTCGATAAAAAACTGGCTGAAATTTCAACCAATTTTCCAGCGGATCTTCAAATCAATACGGCGTATGATCCTACCACCTTTGTAAGAGAATCCATCCATGAGGTTATTTTTACCCTACTTCTTTCCATTGCCCTCGTTGTAGGTATCATCTACCTCTTTTTAGGAAATCTTCGAGCAACGTTTATCCCTGTCCTTGCCATTCCAGTTTCCATCGTTGGAACCTTTGCAGGCTTTTATGCCGCAGGCTTTTCAATCAACCTGTTAACACTCTTTGGTCTAACCTTAGCGATTGGTTTGGTTGTTGATGATGCGATTGTTGTTATCGAAAATGTCGAGAGAATTTTAAGGGATGAAGAAGATTTAAGCGTTAAAGATGCAACCATTAAAGCAATGCGTGAGATCACCAATCCTGTTATCGCCATCGTAATGGTTCTGTGTGCCGTTTTTATTCCTGCTGCCTTTATGGGTGGATTTAGTGGCATGATGTACAAGCAATTTGCGATGACCGTTATTATCTCTGTTACCATTTCGGGTATCGTGGCATTGACACTAACACCGGCTTTATGTGCTCTTTTATTGCGTAAACATGAGAGTGAACCTTTTTGGCTCATCCAAAAATTTAATGCACTTTTTGAAGTAGGCACAAAACTTTTTTCCACAGGTGTACGTAAAACCATTCGCTTTGGCATCATGAATGTGGCTGTTTTTGGTGTAATGATTTTTGCAATCTACCTGATTACAACACGTATTCCAACAGGATTAGTTCCCAACGAAGACAAAGGTATTATCTTAGTCATCAACAACCTTATGCCAGGTGCTTCTTTAGGTCGTACTCAAAAAGTCAGCCAAGAGGTCAGTAATTTTGCGTTCACAGATCCCAATGTGGAACGTGTTGGTGCAATGTCGGGAATTGACTTCATTACCGGTGCTTATAAAACTGATGCAGGTATTAGTTTCGTACGTCTCAAAGATTGGGATCAACGTCCTCGTGCAGATCAAACATCCCAAGCCATTGCTGGTAAAATGATGATGGGGCTTTTTCAAAATAAAGAGGCAATGCTCATTCCTGTGACACCTCCACCTATTATGGGTATGAGTACCACGGGTGGCTTTGAGATGTACATTCAAGATCGTACAGGCTCTGATATCCAAGTGCTAGATGGTTACGTTAAAACGATCATTGAAAAAGCAAGTGCCCGTAAAGAACTTGCGGCCATGCGTACAACGCTCAATACCAATGTCCCACAATTTCTTATCAATGTTGATAATGAAAAAGCTAAATCTTTAGGGGTGGATGTCGCTGATATTTTTACAACGATTCAAGCAACGTTTGGTAACACCTATACCAACGACTTTAACCTCTTTGGTAGAACCTATCATGTTAACGTTCAATCCGAGAGTACCTTTCGAGAAGGCACCGAAAACTACAATGACATTTTTGTCAAATCCAGTGAAGGCAGACTCGTCCCGATTAGCTCATTGGCAAGCATTAAACGCATCGTAGGTCCATCAGTTGTCCAAAAATTCAATATGTTTCAAGCCGCACAAATTTCAGGTCAACCTGCCCCTGGATACAGTTCAGGTGATGCGTTACGCATTATTGAAGAGGTGGCTAAAGAGGTTCTCCCTAATGGCTATACCATTGCATGGGCAGGAACATCCTACCAAGAGAAACAGCTTGAAAAAAGTGGAAATACCGCCTTTATTTATGCCATCATCTTTGTTTTCTTGATTTTGGCTGCCCTTTATGAAAGCTGGACGATTCCATTTGCCATTGTACTGGCTGTTCCTTTTGCACTCTTTGGTGCTGCTCTTGCAGTTTATTTTAGAGATTTGCAAAATGATATTTACTTCCAAGTCGGACTTGTAACACTGGTAGGACTATCGTCTAAAAACGCCATTTTGATGGTTGAATTTGCGATACAAAAAATGCATGAAGGCTATAATCTTTTAGATGCGACCATCGAAGGAGCGCGTATTCGTTTCCGCCCTATCGTTATGACTTCCTTTGCCTTTATTGCAGGAACACTCCCCCTTGCCTTAAGCACAGGTGCTGGAGCCAATAGTCGCCATATTATTGGAACAACCGTTGTGGGTGGTATGATTACATTGACCTTGATCGGTACCTTTTTTGTACCGCTCTTTTTCTACCTTATTATGAAGACTAAAGAGAAAATTGATTCAAAAAGGAGTCGTTCATGA
- a CDS encoding PAS domain-containing protein has translation MQTLGDEILLDETSLLVSETDAKGVIVYADETFAKFSGYTLEELIGQPHNMIRHPDMPKAAFKELWETIKHGNTWQGFVKNSTKNGKYYWVYATIFPFGKDHYLSVRKMASRDEVEKYSKLYAAMRASEGK, from the coding sequence ATGCAAACCTTAGGCGATGAAATTTTACTGGATGAAACGTCTTTATTGGTTTCCGAAACGGATGCAAAAGGCGTTATTGTTTATGCGGATGAGACTTTTGCCAAATTTTCTGGGTATACCTTAGAAGAGTTAATTGGGCAGCCTCATAATATGATTCGTCATCCTGATATGCCCAAAGCGGCATTTAAAGAGCTTTGGGAGACCATTAAACATGGCAATACATGGCAAGGGTTTGTCAAAAATAGCACTAAAAATGGAAAGTATTATTGGGTTTATGCAACTATCTTTCCTTTTGGAAAAGATCATTATCTCTCTGTTCGCAAAATGGCAAGTCGAGATGAGGTGGAAAAATATTCAAAACTTTATGCTGCAATGCGCGCAAGTGAGGGAAAATAA
- a CDS encoding aminotransferase class V-fold PLP-dependent enzyme — translation MQAIRKNIIKDKNLLYFDYTASGQAYKPIEKQIQAILKTYANTHSEVASSAIQTSKYYAKARSDLKTALEIDESFYVFPCGSGATGAIKKFQELIGIYIPPCTLKRFTCKPEKLPLVFVGPYEHHSNELSFREGLCDVIRVPLDQDEKIDMDFLKRNLEANKEREIIASFSVASNVTGIVSDYKSIYQLIKQYNGILCLDAAAASPYINVDCHYYDALFLSPHKLLGGVGACGILVMKKELCTETTPTFAGGGTVGYVSRTSQTYLSDLELIEDAGTPAILQFIRASLAYNLRNEIGLEKIHEKEEELKFYFGSRLRVIEGVKLYCKYSQDKLPIFSLNFEGINPYDISQYLSDEFGIQTRAGCSCAGPYGHDLLHLVDGQSFDEKPGWLRISIHYTHTKKEIDQLLYAIEKAVKALRKKDTFSKV, via the coding sequence GTGCAAGCAATACGCAAAAATATTATTAAAGATAAAAATCTTCTCTATTTTGACTACACAGCATCTGGTCAGGCCTATAAGCCGATTGAAAAACAGATACAAGCCATCTTGAAAACCTATGCCAATACCCACTCAGAAGTTGCTTCGAGTGCCATTCAAACAAGCAAATATTATGCCAAGGCACGGAGTGATCTTAAGACCGCTTTGGAAATTGATGAGAGTTTTTATGTGTTTCCCTGTGGAAGTGGAGCTACGGGTGCAATTAAAAAATTTCAAGAGCTCATTGGCATTTATATTCCTCCTTGCACACTTAAACGTTTTACATGTAAACCTGAAAAACTACCCCTTGTCTTTGTGGGACCGTATGAACACCACTCCAATGAACTGAGCTTTCGTGAAGGGTTATGTGACGTGATACGCGTACCTCTCGATCAAGATGAAAAAATTGATATGGACTTTTTGAAACGTAATCTTGAAGCTAATAAAGAGCGTGAAATTATCGCCTCTTTTTCAGTTGCTTCCAATGTCACAGGCATTGTGAGTGATTATAAAAGCATCTATCAACTGATCAAACAGTATAACGGTATTTTGTGCCTTGATGCCGCCGCCGCGTCTCCTTACATCAACGTTGACTGCCATTACTATGATGCTTTATTCCTCTCTCCTCACAAACTTTTGGGAGGCGTGGGTGCTTGCGGTATTTTGGTGATGAAGAAAGAACTTTGTACGGAAACAACACCGACATTTGCTGGCGGTGGTACGGTGGGTTATGTTTCTCGTACATCTCAAACGTATTTAAGTGATCTTGAATTGATTGAGGATGCTGGAACGCCTGCTATTTTGCAGTTTATACGTGCTTCTTTAGCGTATAACCTTCGAAATGAAATCGGCTTGGAAAAGATTCATGAAAAGGAAGAAGAGCTCAAGTTTTATTTTGGTTCTAGGCTTCGAGTGATTGAAGGGGTTAAGCTTTATTGTAAATATTCACAAGATAAGCTTCCCATCTTTTCATTAAACTTTGAAGGCATCAATCCGTACGATATTTCGCAGTATCTCTCCGATGAATTTGGTATTCAAACCAGAGCAGGATGTAGTTGTGCAGGACCTTATGGGCACGATCTTTTGCATCTCGTGGATGGGCAAAGTTTTGATGAAAAACCGGGTTGGTTACGTATCTCTATCCATTATACCCATACTAAAAAAGAGATAGATCAATTGCTTTATGCGATTGAAAAGGCTGTCAAAGCATTACGTAAAAAAGATACTTTTTCAAAGGTTTAG
- a CDS encoding efflux RND transporter periplasmic adaptor subunit: MFLLNKKIFLLVTCLALGTQSYAEEAKKQPAAAATNAPAPAVDVFKIASAKEEALTLQYPGKTLSSQSVTIKARANGILLKKFFNEGDFVKEGDVLYKIEPDTYEAALNLAKANVNALDVQMQKAGKDWERIRALYDSGASSEQEKDTAYWAYEGAKASLASAKAALQNATINLDRTTIKATMSGMTGLKQVDVGSLVTDGTALVDITQINPLHVEFSIPDIDIMKQKYNIKNGKWSNPTEGKLKASLQVGDAKFKEIGVVDFLDSSLNAKTGSLKARATFKNVDKELLPNQFVKVNLIGLTRNNVIKVPQKAVLQNPLGTIVFVVEDGKAVVKPVKMGEASENDYVIESGLKAGDVVIVNNFFRIKAGAPVKVDKVTNEEAK, from the coding sequence ATGTTCTTACTTAATAAAAAGATTTTTCTTCTCGTCACGTGTCTAGCTCTTGGAACGCAAAGCTATGCAGAGGAAGCAAAGAAGCAACCTGCAGCTGCTGCCACAAATGCCCCTGCTCCAGCAGTTGATGTATTTAAAATTGCTTCGGCTAAAGAAGAAGCATTAACACTTCAATATCCTGGTAAAACACTCAGTTCTCAAAGTGTCACAATTAAGGCACGTGCCAACGGCATTTTGCTCAAAAAATTCTTTAATGAAGGTGATTTTGTTAAAGAAGGTGATGTGCTTTACAAAATTGAACCTGACACCTATGAAGCAGCGCTCAATCTTGCTAAAGCCAATGTCAATGCCTTGGATGTTCAAATGCAAAAAGCAGGGAAAGATTGGGAGCGAATTCGTGCGCTTTACGATTCTGGAGCTTCCAGTGAACAAGAAAAAGATACCGCATACTGGGCATATGAAGGGGCAAAAGCCAGTTTAGCCAGTGCCAAAGCTGCTTTACAAAATGCCACCATCAATTTAGACCGCACGACTATTAAAGCAACCATGAGTGGTATGACAGGACTGAAACAAGTCGATGTTGGTTCCCTTGTAACCGATGGAACAGCGCTTGTGGATATTACACAGATCAATCCTTTACATGTAGAATTTTCCATCCCTGATATTGATATCATGAAACAAAAGTACAACATCAAAAATGGTAAATGGTCAAACCCAACGGAAGGTAAACTCAAAGCTTCTTTACAAGTTGGCGATGCCAAATTTAAAGAGATCGGTGTGGTAGATTTTTTAGACAGTTCACTCAACGCCAAAACAGGCTCACTCAAAGCTCGTGCTACCTTTAAAAATGTCGATAAAGAGCTTTTGCCTAACCAATTTGTGAAAGTCAATCTTATAGGTTTGACGCGTAATAACGTTATTAAAGTACCTCAAAAAGCGGTGCTTCAAAATCCTCTTGGCACCATTGTTTTTGTCGTGGAAGATGGTAAAGCTGTTGTTAAACCTGTCAAAATGGGCGAAGCGAGTGAAAATGACTACGTTATCGAAAGTGGACTCAAAGCTGGCGATGTTGTCATCGTTAATAATTTCTTCAGAATTAAAGCTGGAGCCCCTGTCAAAGTGGATAAAGTGACTAACGAAGAGGCAAAATAA